A single region of the Anopheles funestus chromosome X, idAnoFuneDA-416_04, whole genome shotgun sequence genome encodes:
- the LOC125772602 gene encoding protein mab-21-like has product MLVPPDMVTVQSKTIFQINKYYAEKVQVRMGNIAIVLREICKIVQEVLREVEVQEPRFISSLVECNGRFEGLEVISPTAFEVVLYLNQMGVFNFVDDGSLPGAAVLKLSDGRKRSMSLWVEFITASGYLSARKIRSRFHTLVAQAVEKCPYRDMVKLVPDTTEVKLRIRERYTVQITPAFKCTGIWPRSAAHWPILNIPWPHPALVAEVKTEGFDLLSKESVILQGKNANVEGDAWLLHFTEAENRLLQGGYRKRCLSILKTLCDRHLDLPGAPIGYYHLKTLLLYECEKHPRETEWDAGCVADRLNGIFLQLISCLQCRRCPHYFLPSLDLFKGKSPTALDNASKHVWRLCRDILTSSKAFDRL; this is encoded by the exons ATGCTGGTACCACCGGACATGGTTACCGTGCAGTCGAAGACGATCTTCCAGATTAACAAGTACTACGCGGAAAAGGTACAGGTGCGCATGGGCAACATCGCCATCGTGCTGCGTGAGATCTGCAAGATCGTGCAGGAGGTGTTGCGTGAGGTGGAGGTCCAGGAACCAAGGTTTATCTCCAGCCTGGTGGAATGCAATGGACG ATTCGAGGGCCTGGAGGTGATTTCACCGACGGCATTCGAGGTCGTGCTGTACCTCAACCAGATGGGTGTGTTTAACTTCGTGGACGATGGATCACTGCCCGGTGCAGCGGTGCTGAAGCTAAGCGACGGCCGCAAACGCTCCATGTCGCTGTGGGTTGAGTTTATCACTGCGTCCGGTTATCTGTCCGCCCGGAAGATACGGTCCCGGTTCCATACCCTCGTAGCCCAGGCGGTGGAGAAGTGTCCGTACCGGGATATGGTAAAGCTCGTCCCCGACACGACGGAGGTGAAGTTACGCATCCGGGAGCGGTACACCGTGCAGATAACGCCCGCATTCAAGTGTACCGGTATCTGGCCCCGTTCGGCAGCACACTGGCCAATCCTGAACATTCCCTGGCCCCATCCGGCACTCGTCGCGGAGGTTAAAACGGAAGGGTTCGATCTACTGTCGAAGGAAAGCGTCATCCTGCAAGGGAAGAACGCAAACGTGGAGGGTGATGCGTGGTTACTACACTTTACCGAGGCGGAGAATCGACTACTCCAGGGCGGTTATCGCAAGCGGTGTCTCAGCATTCTCAAAACGCTGTGCGATCGACATCTGGATCTGCCGGGTGCACCGATCGGCTATTACCATCTGAAGACGCTACTACTCTACGAGTGTGAGAAGCATCCGCGCGAAACGGAATGGGATGCCGGTTGTGTTGCGGATCGTTTGAACGGTATCTTTCTGCAGCTGATCTCCTGCCTGCAGTGTCGCCGCTGTCCGCACTACTTTCTGCCGAGCCTGGACCTGTTCAAGGGCAAATCGCCGACGGCACTGGACAACGCGTCCAAGCACGTGTGGCGCCTCTGTCGGGATATACTAACCAGCAGCAAAGCGTTTGATCGGCTGTAA